GAAAAAGGTTAAGGCAGGATAAGCGCCGCGGCCCGGAAACGCAAATGCGCCGGACTGGCCCTTCCTTCTGCAAAAACTGTGCCCGTTGCGCAGCCCGAAGCAAGCGCGGAGGCCGTCAGATGCGGGTGCCTTCGACCAGCACACGCTGACGGAAACCGACGAGCACCTGGGCCGTGATCGGACCGGGCTTGCCGGTGCCGATGACGCGGCCGTCGAGCTTCACCACCGGGATGACCTCGGCGCCGGTGCCGGTGAGGAAACATTCGTCAGCGCACCAGACATCGTAGCGAGTGAGGTTGGCCTCGCGGATGGTGACGCCAATGGCCTTGGCCACATCGAAGATCGTGCCACGAGTGATGCCCTTGAGCGCACCGGCGGTGGAGGCGGGGGTGATGATCTCACCCTTGGAGATGACGAAGATGTTGTCCGCCGTGCACTCGGCCACGTAGCCCTGCTGGTTCAGCATGATGGCCTCAAGCGCGCCGGCCTGCTTGGCCTCGATCTTGGCGAGGATGTTGTTGAGGTAATTGAGCGACTTCACGGTCGGCGGCAGCGCGTCGGGCGCGATGCGGCGGGTGGGCACCGTGACGATGCTCAGGCCGTTGTCGTAATACTCCTGCGGGTAGAGCGAGATCTTGCTGGCGATGATGAACGTCGTGGGATGCGCGCAGGACCAAGGTGCGAGGCCGAGATCGCCAACGCCGCGGGTCACCACGAGACGGATGTAGCCGTCCTGAAGCTGGTTGCGACGGCAGGTCTCGCAGACGGCCTCGGCCAGCTCGGCGCGGGACTGCGGGATGGTGAGCATGATGGCGCGGGCCGACAGCTCGAGGCGCTCGAGGTGTTCGTCGAGGCGGAACACGTTGCCGCCGTAGATGCGGATGCCCTCGAAGATTCCGTCGCCGTAAAGCAGGCCGTGATCGAAGACCGAAACCTTCGCATCGTTGGAGTCCACGTATTTGCCATCAAAGTAAACGACCATGGTGACCGGATGTGACCCCAAGCTATGACGCTTGTCGAGTCCCGGGATGGGAGAATGGGCTTGTATCCGCTCCTCCGACGGGAGACTGTGACGGCGCACGGGCCGCAAACCTCCAACCCCAGTAAGTATATGCGCCCGTATCGAGCCGTTCACGGCTTCACGCTCATCGAGTTGCTCACGGTTATTGCCATCATCGGCATCCTGGCAGCCCTGATATTCCCCACCATCGGAAAGGTCCGCGAGACCGCCCAACGCACGGTGGATGCCAACAACCTCCGCGAGGTCGTCAAAGCCGCGAGCATTTATGCCGCGGACAACAACGACCGGCTCCCCGACCCTGCGGTGATCGCCACCCAATACCCCAACCTGGGATCCGGTCCCTACGCATGGGCGGGCATCCTGGCACAACGTGGCATCGTTACCGACGCCGCGTTCTACTTCGCCAAGAACGACCCGTTCTACAGCGGCAGCGCCCCGGCCTCCGTCGTGCAACCCGCCAGCCCCACCACCATCGCCACCGATTTCGGCGCTCGCACCCTGAGCTTCGAATTCGTCGGCGGTCTGCGCATGGGCGACAGCGCCAACACGCCGGTGGCCTTCACCCGCGGACTGCAAACCTCGGGCGCATGGGACACCACGAGCGGAGCCTACAAGGACACCGGCGGCCACATCGCCTTCCTGGGGGGCAACATCCAGTTCTACCCCAACGTCAGCGCCACCGACACCCAGTTGACGCTCACCAACGGCACCAAGGGCGCGAACATCCGCCAAGCCATACCGGTATCGGCGCGCATCTATGCGACGACCCCGTCGGGTGGCACAACCATCGGATCGCTCACCGGCACGGCCGGTCTCGCGCCCTGAGTAGAACAGGCTTCTCCCAGTCCGGCCCGGCTGCCTCATGCAGCCGGGCTTTTTTCTTCCCCCCGGAGCAGGCGCGGCCCAGTCTGGCCGGACCACACCATGGCCCCCGCCAACCCCATTTACGTCATCGGCCACCGCAATCCCGACGCCGACTCCATTTGCTCGGCGATCGCCTATGCCGCCTTCAAGCAGGCGCGCGGGGAACATGGCTACCTGGCGGCCCGCTGCGGCAACTCCAACGCCCGCATCGATGCCATCCTCGAACGGTTCCACACCCCCCTGCCCCACTATCTGAGCGACGTCTATCCGCGCGTGCGCGATATGATGTCCTACGAGCCGCTGGTCGTGCACGAGGAGGCAACCTGCGCCGAGGCGCTCAGCCTGATCGACCGCCACGGCATCACCTACGTGCCGGTGGTTTCCGACCAAAACAAGGCCGTCGGCTCGCTGACCCTCGCCCAGCTCGGCCACTTTTTCATCCCCCGCCTCGACGAACCCCGCGCCATGCGGCAGGTCCGCACCAGCCTCGCGCGCATCGCCCGCACCCTGCAGGGCGCCGTGCTCCACACCGCCGAGGAGAACCGCATTGAGGACCTCTACGTCCGCATCGGCGCGATGGATGTCCGCACCTTCTGGTCCATCTCGGAACGCGAACAGATTTCCGCCGCCCAATCCTTGATCATCGTCGGCGACCGGCGCGACATCCAGCATCGCAGCATCGAGCTCGGCGTGCGCGCGCTGGTCATCACGGGAAGCCTCCCCGTTGACCCTGAAATCGTCTCCCTCGCCAAGGAGCGCGGCGTCGGCCTCATCTCCAGCCCGCACGACACCGCCACCACCGCCTGGTTCGTCCGCACCGCCTCGACCGTGGGCAAGCTGGCCGACCGTCGCTTCAATTCGCTCAACGCCGAGGCCCGAATCGCGGACGTGCGCCGGAAATTCTCCCAATTCTCCCCGCACGCCATGATGGTCACCGGCGAGGACAACCTGCTTCAGGGGATCCTCACCAAGTCCGACTTGCTCAAGCCCGTGCCCACGCGCCTCGTGCTCGTGGATCACAACGAGCTCACCCAGGCGGTGCCCGGCGCCGACGAGGTCGTCATCACCGAGATCCTCGACCACCACCGCCTCGGGCCGGTCGCCACCTCGCAGCCCATTCTGTTCATCAACGAGCCCGTCGGCTCCACCTGCACGATCGTCGCCGACCACTTCCGCCGGCATGGGATCGCACCTTCCGCCGACCTCGCGGGCATCATGATGTCGGGCCTCATCTCCGACACGCTGCTGCTGCAGAGCCCGACCTCCACGCCGAAGGACGCCGACGTGCTCAACTGGCTCCAAAGTCACGCCGACATCAAGGCGCAGGAACTCGCCCACCTCATCTTCAGCTCGGGCTCCGTCATTCTCGCCAACCCCGCCGACAAGGTCGTGCGCTCCGACTTCAAGGTCTATGCCGAGGAGGGCGTGCGCTTCGCCGTCTCCCAGGTCGAGGAACTCGGTTTCGACAACTTCTGGCAGCACGCCACGCAACTCTCCCAGGCGCTCGCCGATCTGCGCGCGACCGAGCGGCTGGCCTTCGCCGCCCTGCTGGTCACCGACATCAACACCCAGAACTCGCTCATGCTCGCCAAGGGCGACCCTGAGTTCATCCGCCGCATCTCCTATGCCCATGTGCAGCAGGACGAGATCTTCGACCTGCCCGGCGTCGTCAGCCGCAAGAAGCAGCTCATCCCCTACCTCACCGACGTGCTGAAGGCGATGAGCCACGACGACGTGTCACCCGGCACCCGCAACCGGAGCGGCGCGCCCTTTACGCGCTGAACCGCTTAGCCCCGGCGTGCGTAACCGGGGTTCCCGCCGGCCGTCTCGTTTTACGTTCTCCCAGCCCCACCCGCGCATGCGCCGCCTCCTTCTCCGTCTTGCCGCCCTGCCGTTTATCGCCGCCGGTGTCCTCGACGCCCAATCGGGCGCAGATCTTCCCGCCACCGAGCCGATCTTCGAGCTGCCCAAGCTCACCGTCAACGAGCCCGCCGACCTGCCTGAGTTGGAACGATGGCACCACACCCGGCTCGACTCGTTCGAAATCCTCGCCTGCGGAAACGAGCGCGACATCAAGCGCCTGCTCGTGGACTTTCAGAAGTTCCGGCAGGCGGTGAAACTCGTCTGGCCGGCGCCCATCAAGCCGCTCGCCGCCTCAACCTTGGTGCTCTGCGGTGAGAAGGGCCGTTACGATGCCTTCATCCCGAACAGTCTGAAAAACGCCGACGCGCCCCTGCCGAGTCTCTTCCTGCGCAATCGCGAGCAGATCGCCATCGTCGTGGATCTTGAGACCACCCGGATGAGCATCCTTGATCCGATGGCGACGCTCAACGCCGCCTCCTCCGCGGCCGAGTATGAAGTGGACCACTACCGCCAACTCTACCGCGAATACATCCACTACCTGCTGAGCCAGTCCGAAGCCCGCATCCCTGCCTGGCTCAAGGAAGGTCTCGCCCAGATCATCATGGACGTGGAACTGAATGACCGTCGCCTGATCTACGGCAAAATCGACACCTTTAAGGGCGATGTCTCCGGCGTTTCCCCGCTCGAACCCGGCGAGGATGCCGATGCCGCCGCTCCCACCGCCGTCGTGGGCGAGCGTCCGTTCAACGCCGTGCTGCAGTTCCGCCGGCTCATGCCGCTGGACGAATTCTTCGCCGTCAGCGAAGACTCCGAAATCGCCCGCACTCCCCTGGGCAACAACCTCTGGGCCAAGCAGGCCTACGCCTTCGTCCACTACTGCATGTTTGGCGCGAATCTCCGCCACAAGGAAGCGCTGGTCACCTTCGTCGGCCGCCTCGTGCAGGAGCCGCTCAGCGAGGAGCTGTTCAAAGAATGCTTCAAGACGGGCTACAAGGGCATGGTCGAGGAGCTCAACGGCTACCTCCGCCACACCCGCCACAAATACCAGCAATACAACCTGCAGGCCGGCGACCGCCTCACCACGGCCGACATCGAGCTCACCGTGGCCTCCGCCACCCAGGTCGGACTGATCAAGGGCGACACGCTCCAGCTGGCCGGCCACCCCGAGGCCGCCTACACCGAATATCGCAACACCTATCGCCGCGGCAGTCGCGAGCCCGCGCTGCTCGCCGGCCTTTCCGCCACCGTGCCCAACCCCGAGATGGCCGCCAAGTTCGCCGACGAGGCAATCAAGGCCGGTGTCACGCGGCCCTCCGCCTTCGTCCGCCAGGCCCGCAACCGCCTCGCCGCCTTCCGCGCCGACCCGGGCCCAGACGGCAAGCTTACCCAGCAACAGCTCGCCGCGGTGCTTGGCCCCCTCTTCAAGGCCCGCAGTTTACCGCCTCCCATACCCGAACTATACGAGACCATCGCCGAGGCCTGGGCCGCCAGTTCCATTGCCCCAAAACCCGAGCACCTCGCCGTGCTCGACGAAGGCGTGCGGCGCTTCCCCCGCAATAGCGCCCTGCTTCACCAGACCGCCCTGCTTTACCACCGCATCGGCGCGGCGGACACCGCCGCCGCCATTGCGCGTCTCGGCCTGCGTTTCGCTGCCGACGAAGCCACCAAAGCCCAGTTCAACAGCCTCCTGTCGCTCCTGCCGGCCGGCGCCGGACTGAAGTAGTTCCCACGGAAAGCCCCCGATAGCTTGATCGAATGTAGCAACAAGGGTCGGCCCTTGGGCCGACCTCATGCACGAGGACGGCGCAGTCAACGCCCCTGCACGGCAACCCAGCCGGAAAACCAAAGGCCCCGACCGATCCCAACTGCGCCATTGCCTTGCCGGGGCGGTTGGCCCTTTCATGGGTGCGAATGTCCGTCGAGAACACCACTCCCGCGCCTGCGCCCAGCGATTTCATCCGCGATATCGTCGCCGGCCACGTTGCCGAAAAACGCTACGCCAAGATCGTCACGCGTTTCCCGCCCGAGCCCAACGGCTACCTGCACATCGGCCACGCCAAATCCATCTGCCTGAACTTCGGCATCGCCCGCGAGCACAACGGCCAGTGCAACCTGCGCTTCGACGACACCAATCCCGTCAAGGAGGATGTCGAATACGTGCAGTCCATCACCA
This DNA window, taken from Oleiharenicola lentus, encodes the following:
- a CDS encoding type II secretion system protein, whose amino-acid sequence is MRPYRAVHGFTLIELLTVIAIIGILAALIFPTIGKVRETAQRTVDANNLREVVKAASIYAADNNDRLPDPAVIATQYPNLGSGPYAWAGILAQRGIVTDAAFYFAKNDPFYSGSAPASVVQPASPTTIATDFGARTLSFEFVGGLRMGDSANTPVAFTRGLQTSGAWDTTSGAYKDTGGHIAFLGGNIQFYPNVSATDTQLTLTNGTKGANIRQAIPVSARIYATTPSGGTTIGSLTGTAGLAP
- the ilvE gene encoding branched-chain-amino-acid transaminase — its product is MVVYFDGKYVDSNDAKVSVFDHGLLYGDGIFEGIRIYGGNVFRLDEHLERLELSARAIMLTIPQSRAELAEAVCETCRRNQLQDGYIRLVVTRGVGDLGLAPWSCAHPTTFIIASKISLYPQEYYDNGLSIVTVPTRRIAPDALPPTVKSLNYLNNILAKIEAKQAGALEAIMLNQQGYVAECTADNIFVISKGEIITPASTAGALKGITRGTIFDVAKAIGVTIREANLTRYDVWCADECFLTGTGAEVIPVVKLDGRVIGTGKPGPITAQVLVGFRQRVLVEGTRI
- a CDS encoding putative manganese-dependent inorganic diphosphatase, which codes for MAPANPIYVIGHRNPDADSICSAIAYAAFKQARGEHGYLAARCGNSNARIDAILERFHTPLPHYLSDVYPRVRDMMSYEPLVVHEEATCAEALSLIDRHGITYVPVVSDQNKAVGSLTLAQLGHFFIPRLDEPRAMRQVRTSLARIARTLQGAVLHTAEENRIEDLYVRIGAMDVRTFWSISEREQISAAQSLIIVGDRRDIQHRSIELGVRALVITGSLPVDPEIVSLAKERGVGLISSPHDTATTAWFVRTASTVGKLADRRFNSLNAEARIADVRRKFSQFSPHAMMVTGEDNLLQGILTKSDLLKPVPTRLVLVDHNELTQAVPGADEVVITEILDHHRLGPVATSQPILFINEPVGSTCTIVADHFRRHGIAPSADLAGIMMSGLISDTLLLQSPTSTPKDADVLNWLQSHADIKAQELAHLIFSSGSVILANPADKVVRSDFKVYAEEGVRFAVSQVEELGFDNFWQHATQLSQALADLRATERLAFAALLVTDINTQNSLMLAKGDPEFIRRISYAHVQQDEIFDLPGVVSRKKQLIPYLTDVLKAMSHDDVSPGTRNRSGAPFTR